From a region of the Candidatus Atribacteria bacterium ADurb.Bin276 genome:
- the rnfD gene encoding Electron transport complex protein RnfD: MEELRFFQTPAPHLKSPVTVPKIMFMVVVALIPATIWGIGFFGPKLTLAPLVICIFSCLFFEWLDCKIFKKPVTIKDGSALVTGLLLGLSLPPGSPFWIAIAGGGIAIILGKQMFGGLGQNIFNPALVGRAVLLISWPKLMTSWYAKTPFAFPSIEQGLVAMPQGVDVITTPTALTLTKEYGFQVLSQFEPRLLWRLFIGTVPGSIGETSVLLLLIGYFLLLGLGIVKWDIPLFFLIGLSCVALITGQNPIYHLFAGGAIIGACFMANDYTTSPLSFKSRLIFGFGAGAITGIIRILGGYPEGVTFGILVMNAVVPLLDKLLPRRFGVKSS; this comes from the coding sequence ATGGAAGAACTGCGCTTTTTCCAAACCCCGGCACCACATTTGAAAAGTCCAGTTACTGTTCCGAAAATTATGTTCATGGTCGTTGTGGCTTTGATACCTGCAACAATTTGGGGAATCGGTTTTTTTGGCCCTAAGTTAACTCTTGCACCCTTGGTTATTTGTATCTTCAGCTGTCTTTTTTTTGAGTGGCTTGATTGCAAAATTTTTAAAAAACCAGTGACCATAAAGGATGGGAGTGCCTTGGTGACTGGTCTTTTGCTTGGATTATCTCTTCCCCCGGGTTCGCCTTTTTGGATTGCTATTGCTGGAGGAGGAATAGCTATAATTTTAGGAAAACAGATGTTTGGGGGGTTAGGCCAAAATATTTTTAATCCGGCCTTGGTTGGTCGGGCGGTTCTGCTCATTTCTTGGCCGAAACTAATGACTTCGTGGTATGCGAAAACTCCCTTTGCTTTTCCCAGTATTGAACAAGGCTTAGTCGCTATGCCTCAAGGAGTTGATGTGATAACCACTCCAACAGCATTAACTTTAACCAAGGAATATGGATTTCAGGTTCTTTCTCAATTTGAGCCCCGCCTACTCTGGCGGCTTTTTATTGGTACCGTTCCCGGAAGTATCGGTGAAACTTCGGTTTTACTTCTTCTTATTGGTTATTTTTTACTTTTGGGATTAGGAATTGTAAAATGGGATATTCCACTCTTTTTTCTTATCGGTCTCTCCTGCGTTGCCCTCATCACTGGCCAAAATCCCATCTATCACCTCTTTGCCGGAGGAGCGATTATCGGTGCCTGTTTTATGGCCAACGATTATACAACCTCCCCGTTATCTTTTAAGAGTCGATTGATATTTGGTTTTGGGGCTGGTGCTATTACTGGTATTATCCGCATATTAGGAGGATATCCCGAAGGGGTAACTTTCGGGATTTTAGTCATGAATGCAGTTGTCCCTCTTCTGGATAAATTATTACCAAGACGTTTTGGAGTGAAGTCATCATGA